Proteins from one Gossypium raimondii isolate GPD5lz chromosome 8, ASM2569854v1, whole genome shotgun sequence genomic window:
- the LOC105790532 gene encoding glycine-rich cell wall structural protein isoform X1, protein MKFKLFIFLALFFALFFISSPAIAEVSKDETNKEIVAEQFNHQPNEVKDLGNGSGGHGGGQGGSGGHGGGQGGSGGGSGGHAGSGGGSGGGGGGQGGSGGGGHGGSGGGSGGHGGGQGGSGGGGRGHGGSGGHGGGSSGGGSGGHGGGQGGSGGGGGGHGGSGGGSGGHGGGQGGSGGGGSSGGGSGGHGGGQGGSGGGGGGHGGSGGGSGRHGGGQGGSGGGGGGHGGSGGHGGGSSGGGSGGGGGGHGGSGGHGGGSSGGGSGGHGGGQGGSGGGGGGHGGSGGGSGGHGGGQGGSGGGGGGHGGSGGGSGGHGGGQRGSGGGGGGHGGSGSGGYGGGQGGGSGGHGGGHGGSGGGSGGHGGSGGHGGGKGGGGHGGSGGGSGGHGGGQGGSSGGSGGQGGSGSGGYGGGQGGGSGGHGGGHGGSGGGSGGHGGGGGGSGGGSGRHGGGQGGGSGGYGGGHEGSGGGSKGHGGGQGGSGGGSGRHGGSGGGSGGYGGGQGGSGGGSGSGGHGGSGGHGGGKGGSGGGGGGHGGSGGHGDSGGSSGGYGGGQGGSGDNNGYGGEQGSGNDKYNGGRRGNPSGNAYNEVNP, encoded by the exons atgaaattcaagCTGTTTATTTTCCTAGCTCTTTTCTTCGCACTTTTTTTCATCTCCTCGCCTGCAATAGCTGAAGTATCCAAAGATGAAACCAATAAAG AGATAGTGGCTGAGCAGTTCAATCACCAGCCAAACGAGGTGAAGGACCTAGGAAATGGTAGTGGAGGACATGGCGGAGGACAAGGCGGCAGTGGTGGACATGGTGGAGGACAAGGTGGTAGTGGTGGTGGAAGTGGAGGACACGCTGGTAGTGGCGGTGGAAGTGGTGGCGGAGGCGGAGGACAGGGTGGTAGTGGTGGCGGAGGACATGGCGGTAGTGGCGGCGGTAGTGGTGGACATGGTGGAGGACAAGGCGGTAGTGGCGGTGGTGGCAGAGGACATGGTGGCAGTGGCGGACATGGTGGTGGTAGTAGTGGTGGCGGTAGTGGTGGGCATGGTGGAGGACAAGGAGGTAGTGGCGGTGGTGGCGGAGGTCATGGTGGTAGCGGTGGCGGCAGTGGTGGGCATGGTGGAGGACAAGGCGGtagtggtggtggtggtagTAGCGGTGGCGGTAGTGGCGGGCATGGTGGAGGGCAAGGAGGTAGTGGTGGTGGTGGCGGAGGTCATGGTGGTAGCGGTGGCGGCAGTGGTAGGCATGGTGGAGGACAAGGCGgtagtggtggtggtggtggaggaCATGGTGGCAGTGGCGGACATGGTGGTGGTAGTAGTGGTGGCGGTAGTGGCGGTGGTGGCGGAGGACATGGTGGCAGTGGCGGACATGGTGGTGGTAGTAGTGGTGGCGGTAGTGGTGGGCATGGTGGAGGACAAGGAGGTAGTGGTGGTGGTGGCGGAGGTCATGGTGGTAGCGGTGGCGGCAGTGGTGGGCATGGTGGAGGGCAGGGAGGTAGTGGTGGTGGTGGCGGAGGACATGGTGGTAGTGGTGGAGGCAGTGGTGGGCATGGTGGAGGACAGAGAGGCAGTGGCGGTGGTGGGGGAGGGCACGGCGGCAGTGGTAGTGGTGGATATGGTGGAGGACAGGGTGGTGGTAGTGGTGGACATGGTGGAGGACACGGAGGTAGTGGTGGTGGCAGCGGCGGACATGGCGGTAGTGGCGGGCATGGTGGAGGAAAAGGCGGCGGAGGACATGGCGGTAGTGGTGGAGGTAGTGGTGGACATGGTGGAGGACAGGGAGGCAGTAGCGGCGGCAGCGGAGGACAGGGTGGTAGTGGCAGTGGCGGATATGGTGGAGGACAGGGTGGTGGTAGTGGTGGACATGGTGGAGGACATGGAGGTAGTGGTGGTGGTAGTGGAGGACATGGCGGTGGTGGTGGGGGTAGTGGTGGCGGCAGTGGCAGACATGGTGGAGGACAAGGTGGTGGTAGTGGTGGATATGGTGGAGGACACGAAGGTAGTGGTGGCGGCAGCAAGGGACATGGTGGAGGACAAGGTGGTAGTGGTGGTGGCAGTGGAAGACACGGTGGTAGTGGTGGCGGTAGTGGTGGATATGGTGGAGGACAAGGCGGTAGTGGTGGTGGTAGTGGTAGTGGAGGACATGGCGGTAGTGGCGGGCATGGTGGAGGAAAAGGAGGCAGTGGTGGCGGTGGAGGAGGACATGGTGGCAGTGGTGGACATGGAGATAGTGGTGGTAGTAGTGGGGGATATGGCGGAGGACAAGGCGGTAGTGGTGACAACAACGGATATGGTGGAGAACAGGGTAGTGGTAATGACAAATATAATGGTGGTCGTCGTGGCAACCCTAGCGGCAATGCATATAATGAAGTTAATCCATGA
- the LOC105790532 gene encoding glycine-rich cell wall structural protein isoform X2 — MKFKLFIFLALFFALFFISSPAIAEVSKDETNKEIVAEQFNHQPNEVKDLGNGSGGHGGGQGGSGGHGGGQGGSGGGSGGHAGSGGGSGGGGGGQGGSGGGGHGGSGGGSGGHGGGQGGSGGGGRGHGGSGGHGGGSSGGGSGGHGGGQGGSGGGGGGHGGSGGGSGRHGGGQGGSGGGGGGHGGSGGHGGGSSGGGSGGGGGGHGGSGGHGGGSSGGGSGGHGGGQGGSGGGGGGHGGSGGGSGGHGGGQGGSGGGGGGHGGSGGGSGGHGGGQRGSGGGGGGHGGSGSGGYGGGQGGGSGGHGGGHGGSGGGSGGHGGSGGHGGGKGGGGHGGSGGGSGGHGGGQGGSSGGSGGQGGSGSGGYGGGQGGGSGGHGGGHGGSGGGSGGHGGGGGGSGGGSGRHGGGQGGGSGGYGGGHEGSGGGSKGHGGGQGGSGGGSGRHGGSGGGSGGYGGGQGGSGGGSGSGGHGGSGGHGGGKGGSGGGGGGHGGSGGHGDSGGSSGGYGGGQGGSGDNNGYGGEQGSGNDKYNGGRRGNPSGNAYNEVNP; from the exons atgaaattcaagCTGTTTATTTTCCTAGCTCTTTTCTTCGCACTTTTTTTCATCTCCTCGCCTGCAATAGCTGAAGTATCCAAAGATGAAACCAATAAAG AGATAGTGGCTGAGCAGTTCAATCACCAGCCAAACGAGGTGAAGGACCTAGGAAATGGTAGTGGAGGACATGGCGGAGGACAAGGCGGCAGTGGTGGACATGGTGGAGGACAAGGTGGTAGTGGTGGTGGAAGTGGAGGACACGCTGGTAGTGGCGGTGGAAGTGGTGGCGGAGGCGGAGGACAGGGTGGTAGTGGTGGCGGAGGACATGGCGGTAGTGGCGGCGGTAGTGGTGGACATGGTGGAGGACAAGGCGGTAGTGGCGGTGGTGGCAGAGGACATGGTGGCAGTGGCGGACATGGTGGTGGTAGTAGTGGTGGCGGTAGTGGTGGGCATGGTGGAGGACAAGGAG GTAGTGGTGGTGGTGGCGGAGGTCATGGTGGTAGCGGTGGCGGCAGTGGTAGGCATGGTGGAGGACAAGGCGgtagtggtggtggtggtggaggaCATGGTGGCAGTGGCGGACATGGTGGTGGTAGTAGTGGTGGCGGTAGTGGCGGTGGTGGCGGAGGACATGGTGGCAGTGGCGGACATGGTGGTGGTAGTAGTGGTGGCGGTAGTGGTGGGCATGGTGGAGGACAAGGAGGTAGTGGTGGTGGTGGCGGAGGTCATGGTGGTAGCGGTGGCGGCAGTGGTGGGCATGGTGGAGGGCAGGGAGGTAGTGGTGGTGGTGGCGGAGGACATGGTGGTAGTGGTGGAGGCAGTGGTGGGCATGGTGGAGGACAGAGAGGCAGTGGCGGTGGTGGGGGAGGGCACGGCGGCAGTGGTAGTGGTGGATATGGTGGAGGACAGGGTGGTGGTAGTGGTGGACATGGTGGAGGACACGGAGGTAGTGGTGGTGGCAGCGGCGGACATGGCGGTAGTGGCGGGCATGGTGGAGGAAAAGGCGGCGGAGGACATGGCGGTAGTGGTGGAGGTAGTGGTGGACATGGTGGAGGACAGGGAGGCAGTAGCGGCGGCAGCGGAGGACAGGGTGGTAGTGGCAGTGGCGGATATGGTGGAGGACAGGGTGGTGGTAGTGGTGGACATGGTGGAGGACATGGAGGTAGTGGTGGTGGTAGTGGAGGACATGGCGGTGGTGGTGGGGGTAGTGGTGGCGGCAGTGGCAGACATGGTGGAGGACAAGGTGGTGGTAGTGGTGGATATGGTGGAGGACACGAAGGTAGTGGTGGCGGCAGCAAGGGACATGGTGGAGGACAAGGTGGTAGTGGTGGTGGCAGTGGAAGACACGGTGGTAGTGGTGGCGGTAGTGGTGGATATGGTGGAGGACAAGGCGGTAGTGGTGGTGGTAGTGGTAGTGGAGGACATGGCGGTAGTGGCGGGCATGGTGGAGGAAAAGGAGGCAGTGGTGGCGGTGGAGGAGGACATGGTGGCAGTGGTGGACATGGAGATAGTGGTGGTAGTAGTGGGGGATATGGCGGAGGACAAGGCGGTAGTGGTGACAACAACGGATATGGTGGAGAACAGGGTAGTGGTAATGACAAATATAATGGTGGTCGTCGTGGCAACCCTAGCGGCAATGCATATAATGAAGTTAATCCATGA